Genomic segment of Benincasa hispida cultivar B227 chromosome 1, ASM972705v1, whole genome shotgun sequence:
CTCATATAAAATTCCAATAAGTCCAGGAAATCACACTAAACCCTGTACCCAATTTATCTCGTTCCATGTGCACACGTCGATAATTTTCATCAGATTGACGCTTTTCTACTGACCATTCCCATCAGAAATTCTGACAATTCCTGTTAGACGTCCATAAAGTATGCTAATATTCTTAGGTATCTAAGCCGATGGTTTGATATCCGCTTTCCTCAACTCCACCATGAAGTCGTAAAACATCATACATCAAACTCTTTTGGTAATTCTTAGATAAAACACGTTTATCTAaatcatgctttcaagtaaCTCGTGCTTGATTCATTATAATATTGTAATACCATAAGCATATATTCATAATTTAgaacatttgaaaataaaaccaCTCATAATAAGTCAAACTCCTTTTGAACCTCTAAATTCACCAACTTCCCACTCCACGATTAACTAGCTCCAACAAGCCTTCACTTAAGCAACACAACATCGACCCAATGCAAGGCGAGGTAGGGCGCATGGCAAGGCTTTGAGCATGCTGCCTAAGCGTTGGCATGCACACAAGCCAACCTAATGAGTGCTTGGTGCTGGTTGCGTTACTCAACTAGGCGCAAGCGTCGGGCACGAGCACTGGAACCACACTCAACCTACGGATGGGTAACTCCTTGCATACAGTATGTTGGGCATGCATGCAGCAACGTGTGCAGATGATGGACACTGGGCACTAGGTGTTGAGACACATGTCGACATTAAACGCACGAGGCTAGGCGATGGCTCGCATACAAGACATTGAGCGTGTGGTGCGGCATCAAGTGCAAGGCGTCAAATGCGCTGATGGGCATTGAATGTGCCAATGACTGCACGACAGACCGATGCTAGGTACACAAGACGCTCGATGATTGTGAAGCTGACGTACGTAAGGTGCCTTATGCATAGGGCGTTGATGCCCTCGATAGCCTCACCTTCAATGCCTAGCTTCATCAACCTTTGGCCGATAGCCCTTATTCACACCTTATTGTTTTCCATCACTTTTTCTtgcatttaaaaaattaatttcagcCCAAGTTAATTCAAATTTCTTTCACAAACCTTCTAAGCAATATATTAACAAGTTTACCTTTAAATTTGGACTTCTAATTCCTTCTTAATAGCTTAAATCTCCTAAACTTTTCAGCTTGTTCCGATTTCTCTAAAACTCAGACAAACCTTgagttttctttaaatttcagcATCTTCTTGGCCGAATTCCTCCATGGCAACCTTTGGCCATCCTCCTCACTGAATTACTtgaaatttggttgaagaatCTCTCCTTTTGCTCAAGCCAAAAGTGCAAACCGATTTCATTTTTCAACCCCTATTTACTATCTCAGTTGCATGACCTTTTTGCCTAAAAACTTGACAGCTCTTACCCCTAGTTGGCACCTCTTTTACACTTGGTAGCTTATCCACTTGCCACCTCATCCTTCATGCAAAAAAGAACTAAAAGGTAACTACTTAACCATAATCCGACTTCCCTCTTTCAATTACCTACTTCACCAACACATGGACAAAGCCATCTCTCTTACTCCTTCATCGCATAGACCAAACTTCCACTTCCTAACTTCAACGCATGCCCCTCTAACACATGGTCCTTTCAAACATGTATTTATCATAGCTTAACTTCACCAACACTTTCACAACAAGCCTTTGCCCCATGCCTTCCTATGCACAGTTCACTAAGTAAGATTTCCTCAACGCTCTCTTCCTTTCACCTCTCACTAATGCATAGACTCCCTAACCAAGCCACACCTACAACTTCTTTTTGGCCCAACTAATTCCCACCTTGAGCGCATAGCTCATCTCGCTGGGTAACTCTTTTCTCCATCACACCACCATGTCCAACACCTAAAACCAACCTTAATTCCTATTAAGTATCTTGAGCCAAACTCCTCCCATGTAACTTAACTTAGAAAGGCTTGTAAGGAAAAAGTTTTAGGGCTTACACAATTGCTACTCTCGATAATCcaaaaaaaccgatcaacccaacccaactcatgcggtttgggttgggttatcaactcatttgggttggactgagatcaaataaatgaaaattttataggttgggttggttcatgagttcacctaacATAACCCAAGCCAAAAACCAACCTAAATTTatcattaactttaaaatatatatattttttgttacttataatacaattatttatacatattttggttttagttttatttaattactttatttttttgaatatttattctccaactgctcttaaaaatagtttctcAGCGAATAGAAAAGTTCTTtttgtaaattgaaattgagttgttaattttaatttaatatataaaaataataaaatcaaatttgtacatatctactttttatttttttagaacaaaattttaaataaacgaCCTGTGTAACCCGACTAACCCATCCCAagtatttcatggttgggttgagttgggctcattttttaataagagttatttggaTTGAATAAATTTACAACTCGAACAACTGAATTGGGTTGGTTTGAGTCTAAAAAGTCATTCAACTCAACCTAACtcatgaacacccctaattgCTACCATTGTGGAAGTTTAAGAGTCCAATTTAACACTTTATAAATTTAAGGACTCAACTTTTACCATTGAAAATTTGAGAGTATAATTACAACTATTACCATATTTTAGGGAGTGATTTTTGCAACTTCTCCAtgtttttcataaataaatacaagtacaaaggacaaaaatgatattaaaaaaacggttaaaaatattttttagtccctgaactttcataaaactaacaatttagtccataaactttaGTTTGTAATGACTACCCCCTgatctttcaattttgtaacaatttagtccatgaactttattatgtaacaatttagtcattgtactttaaaatttgtaacaatttagttcgtCTTGTATAAATTattgttaagatttaatgaaatttcttgcctaaataaatcattaaactaattagagactctatattttttataaaatacaaagtctacgtcataaaagaataaaaattgacatataattttgataaatttgtttgcataaaggactaaattgttacgaatttaaaagttcagggactaaattgttataaaattaaaagtttgagactaaattattataaactaaaattgagggactaaattgttaatttcatgaaatttgagggatgaaaaatgttttttttttaaaaaaaaaaaccctaaatcacGTGCTTTGCGCGTGCCATTTACCTTCCCTTCAGACTCTACACTGAATAATTAATAAGTTCGTAGTTCGAGTAATTGAGGAGTCACcgtaagagaagaaaagttagaGAAAAATGGCGCTGAGGGCAGCCGTTCTTCGCCATCTTCGAGTTCCAGTCCAATTCTTTGCCCTAGCTCGCCGGGAATGCCAGGCGCCGCTGTGTTCCGGTGGATCTCTTCGGCAATTTTCATCTCACGACGATCACTTGACAAAGGACGAGGTCATCGAGAGAGTTCTCTCGGTTATCAAATGCCACCCCAAAGTCGATCCCTCCAAGGTAATTCGATCTAATCCCTTCCTTTTCGATTGTTTTTTCAGCTTATTGGGTTAGTTTTTCAAGACGGTTGAAACAAATTTTGCCGATTTAGGAAATGCGATCAGAATAGGTTGTAAGTGTAGAAAATCTTAATATGCCGATTCAGTGATTTCTATTTCTGACATGCGATCGGTTTTTAGTGCTTTGAACACCTTTCGATGATTTCCAATTGGTTTGCGTGCTTCCATTTCATGTGCTTTATCTATGCGAATTGGTAACTGGGATCTTATTTGATTTTCTCTTTACTGATTGGTAGTGATTCGAGAGACAAAATATATCTCCCCCCCTCAAACCATAAGTCGCGACGATTTACTACAGGATAAACTGTTACTCTAGAAAGTGGGTTTTAATAATTTCTGCTAAAAGTGTCATTTCCCCTGCATATTTGATTCGACATCTTTTGGAATTTTTGCTTAATTCGAGTTTTGGTCGGTTGCTGTATTGCATTCAGTATCTCTCCCTTCGTTATGTGGATTGCTTGGCTTGGTTTACGAGTGCTTAACAATTGGTACCTACACTTTATGAGTTCGTGAAAGGTTCCTTGTCTTATAcattttggataaaattgatGGTGATATCAAATCATAATTTGTCGAAGTGGAAGGGTGGTTAGTTCTATTTTAAAGGGTACATTTTGGGTAATGTATTCCAACCGAGCTCACAAGACATGAGAGCGTGGCTTTGCACATAAGCATAAAGTATCTTTCTCTTATCTTGTTCTTGCCTCttttgcttccttttttttctcacCCAACAtatcatctcttcttcttctttatgacTAATCTTATATATTGTAATGCCACTTAttcaaaaagggaaaaaaaaagtgttttctTGTCTCACTTGTCCCAGCCTTGGTCACAGACTCTATTGAACTTTTGCTTCGTGCACTTCTAAGAACTTTGGTTTTTGGTCTTTTGGTCACTGTATTGGGATTTACCTCCGAATGACTTGACTTTGTCATGCTGTATTTCTAACATATTCTCGAAAATCAGGCTATGCTATAGTGAATATTACACACTATTTTGAAATGTTCCTAAGAACTCAGCTATGATATAGTTAATATTAGTATATTACATACATTTTTCGGGCCAATCTTAAAGATTAGGGACCAGGCCAGCTAATATGTGTCCTCCAGTttctattgttattttatggTCACTTGCAAGCAGCATCTCTTTCCTACTAAACTTCAAATTATAGCTTGGCTGAAATGTTGCTGCAATTATCGAGTTTTGTGATCTTTATTTGCAGGTGAGCCCTGATGTTCATTTCCAAAAAGATTTGGGTTTAGACAGTTTGGATACTGTGGAGATTGTAATGGCCTTGGAAGAGGAGTTCAAGTTAGAGATACCAGACAAGGAGGCTGATAAAATAGATTCCTGTGATCTAGCAATTGAGTACGTATACAACCATCCAATGGCTAGTTGACAAAGTACTAGCATCtttctctatttcttttttgGTATTTTTGGAGTATGTTATTCAGTGAAAAAATTTTCATCTCAACATTGTTCTTTTGACCGTTCTTGGGTGTTTGTTGAGAGTCGTGATCCTTTACACTGTGATGGAAAATAATTGTAACTGCTTGGAACATAATACATTCTGTCCAGACAAATTTTCAGGGCACACAATGGTTATAACTTTAAACTCTTGCTATTTCATGTGATAGAAAGGGGTTTGCATCTTAACATCTATGACATCTTTTCATCCTGCCCATATGTTTTGCCTTTTGACTGAGAGGAGCTTAGAAACCAAAACACTTGAATCTTAAGGATAACCAAATTGATTGCTTTGAAAGTTTATCTTTTCTTATATACCCCTTCCATATATTACCTTGCTGTTGATACTCCACTTGAAGAATTGGTTTGCCTTCATCTTCTCTGCactattttaatataaatgtggcCGGTTTTGCCTTTTGCTGTCGATACTCCTTAGCTTTTGCTTAGTTTGGGTTCAAGCAGagatcattttcctccaaactCTGATCTTCTCTTGATGCACTGTTTTGAATATAAACAATTACATGTTTAGATTCTTGAACTTTAAAGTGACTAATAGAtccttagattttaaattttgtgtttaataggtATGTCCACAaacttcaattttatatctagaggatttgttaattttttttttaaaaaaatgtagaatTGTTAATGGTTAGAAACTTATTAGACACATAATTAAAAGTTGAGACCTATTAAATACTTGTAAAGTTGAGGGACTTATTAGACATAAATTAAACCATTTAagatctattaaatataaatctaaaagtttagggactaaatttgtGATTTAATGATGACACTTTACCTTCAACGATTGATGTTCGGTAGTTTTTGCTTAGAAGCCTCATTGTCTGAATTGATTGACTTGCAATGTAAACTAATTGGATGATGCTTGCTTGTAATGCTTGTCATGTTCATTCTGTTTGGTAATTATAATGAAAAACTTCCCCAGTTGGGTGTGTATGTAAATCTGTATGAAGTATATCGTAGTTACATGTTAATGCTGAGTTCCTTTTTAAGtttatagaaatattttatttatacgttttattgataaataggaAATTAGAAGCTATAAATCATTAACTTTAGTATATGATTTTGTCccttaaaaatatttaactgtacttatatttataaattacgaACTAGTTTCCAGTGTGTGATTTCttaaatctcatatttcatTAACCAATAATATTTTGGTTATGATAATGATTTtgcttttaattttctaattttgatatgtattttttttcttcccaaCTTTTTACtatagaaagaagaaaaaagtcgtttaaaacttattttttttgtttaaattttaaaaacttgattAGTTTTGAAAGTATTGGTATAAAATCGATAACAAAACAAAGGAACTTATAAGTTAATTTTTAGAATAACCAGGTAAATAGCAGTAATTACACtatcatttggaaaaatagcAAAAGGCGAAACACTTTTGAATTATAGCAAAATGCATGTAGATCACGTGAGAAACTTTTAGAAAGCCTAAAATGCTCTTGTCGTTTCTTTTAATTATAGTATAATTAATTCGACATCCGTATAAATGAGATGGTAATTAATTCTTCAACTATATAGTCCAGCAAATTTTCAACGCCAACTAACTTGATTATTTTATGGATAATTTTCCTTAAATCAATTTTCCTTAAATCTTGAGATTTAACCGTTATAAATTTATGTATCAAATTTAACagttattttgaattttcaaattttctaccacaactaattttcaaattttgatttgaaatttaaattatcatattatattaattatcctaactgaaatttattgtttttattatacttTCTATTAATCTTATTCAAGATTTacagttttaaaatatttttgaacaTTATGTTTATCATCCTTTTgtttcaaacataaaatattagaatacaacACGTAGCCTACCTTTCTTCATCATCGGGACGTTTTCTTCTTATTGACTATTAAACAATTAAGAGTTTTGTTCGATTGTAAGTGGGATGAAAGTAATTACCATCATGACTTCCGATTTATTGAAGTTTCTGTTGCttcaaatatatcttttaaacATCTTGTCGATCTAATCCAATATAAGGTTTTTCCAACTtctgaatatattatttttaggtaACAATGAATCGGAATGGCTGCAGAAATCCTAATGTGATTAGAATAGTGGAAGACAAAAAATGTGTTATGGTTATCTTTTATTTCAGATTCTTCCTACAATGATGTGTGTTTTGTTGACCATGTTCCATCTTGTCAACCAAATCCTGCAATTACATTGTATACTGGGTCCAACAACAATGAAATAAATTCCTCCAAAACCTCCAATAATATGACTCATATCATTGACCTAGTAGATTTGGATTCGTGTGCAGACAACAACAAGGAAGGTTCTATTTTTAAAACAGCAAGGATGCAGGAAAGAAAGCTATGTACTTGCTTGCTATTAAACATAGGTTTGAATTAGGACTGTTCGCTCGAATCAAACATCTCTTGAACTTTGTTGCAAAGACCCTTCTTGTAGTTGGTATCTTAGGTCgtttgtttataaaaaaaaaaagtgggttATGGATTGTTCGTAAGTTTAACGATGTTCATAAATGTTTTATTGACATTGTTAAGGATACTCATAGTCAGGCGAATTCGTGGATAGTATCTGAGTGTATGAAATCTGTTTTAAATATGAATTCCATGACCCCATGTTGTCCATATGATATCATAAGTTTTATGAAAAGGTAACATGGGGTTAATGTGAGTTATGATAAAGTATGGAGAGGTTGTGAGCTTGCGTTAAATTCAATTTGGGGTAGCGGTGTACATAGTCCGGGTTGGGCCGGGTTGGAAGATTTTGGTGGACCAACCTAAAATTTTGGGTTCactaataatgaaccctattaattcttttttggagggtcaacccctgtctcttatacacatctagatgtgtataagagacagcccttgcagtttgggttgggtagtccgggttggtcgggttaccgggttttttgaacacccctaatttgGGGTACTCCAGAGTCATCATATGTGCTACTATATGCATTCTTTAATGCTTTGATTAAAAAGAATCCAGGTGGGTTTTCAATGACAATTATagtgtaattaaatttaatgctACATTGTACTTATATAATGTAAAATGCAGTTATGAGCTATGCTACccttgtcttttattttttattactagGAACTTATAAAGCACAAGAAGTAAATGATGATGATATATTCAAGTACTATTTTATGGCACTTGCTGCTTCAATTCATGCATGGGAGTATTACTTTTCGATCATATCAGTTGATGGTGCGACTTTGAAGAACAAATTTTTTGGTACTTTACTATTTGCGTGTACATTGGATTGTAAATCACAAATTGTTCCCCTTGCATTTTCTATTGTTGATtcagagaatgatgattcatgGTGTTGGTTTTTTCGAAATTTAAAGATGCTTTTGGTGAAATCTTGTAATTGTGTCTGATGGTCATAAGAGCATAGCAAAGGGTATAAGTGTTGTATACAATTCAGCCGAGCATGGATTGTGTGCTTTTCACCTATTTAGGAATCTTAGAAAAACTTACAAGTCAGCTCCAATTGAACAACCATTCCATATGTGTGCTGGGCCTATACGACTCTCgattatgaatattatttaaaagaTGCTTTTTATTCCGgtttgctatttttacaaatgGAAAGTAGGGTTGCTAATTGTCCAAATGAAAAGTTAAATAACGCTATTTTTTCTTGTTATCCCTAGAAGAATTAGAGAAGGGAAGAAAGAAAATGGATCGACGTAGAGCTGCAAAATCAGCCCCATTGAAGGATGCTACAAATACACCAATTACTGGTATATCGATTGACGCAGTGAAGGGCAAAATGCCACAAAAGTCTTAAGAATATGTTGATGAGAATGACCCATCCTTTGACCTTCACATGAGTCAAGCATAAAAGAATATGATCAATGATGAATACactattttggattaaagttttcCAAGAATGCAACTTCTGAATTTATGTCTTTTGTTTAGACCAACCTCTTGGCTTATGTTTTAATTACAGTTAATGCATTTTATGgtccttttattttgttttgttttaattatcctatcaatgaattaaataacagttagtcaaaattgataattaaattaaacaatctAATTTGacaaataactatatattataatagtttTAGAATGATGGtccatattttataaatttcacGTCGTTTAAAATTATGTACAAATACAATCGACAAATGTATTATCATAATTGAAGGAATGAGCAAGAACATGACCcattaaggggaaaaaaaaaattctagatTTCTTGAGtgaaaatataaaacaagaaaaatgttATTGTTTACTTTCCTAAGATAGAAACACAAAGATCATGAAAGAAGTGAAAAATCTTAAAGTTGTGATAATTACAGTGTCATACACATTTAAAAAGCAATGTTTTATACATAGTTATATATGATTATGTTGTAACAAAACGATGTGAAAACGTTAAATGTGATAATTACAGTGTAACTAAATATTGCAAAAGTACGACGAACAACATATAAAAGATAGTAATAATAGATGGAAAATTAAcgtctattaaaaaaataacaaatttaataaGAACTTGGAGCAAATAAAACCATTCATAAATGTTCCCAACGAAAAATATGAGGTAAAAGTGCAAAACCAACTAAAAACCCAAACTCAACCAAGTCTTCCATGACCTACGATTTTTACATGACCTATGATTATAACCTATACTACCACAACGAGTACAATGTACTATTTTTCTATTCTCTAAGCATGATGGGATTCTCTTTTTCCTAGGTCTTCCAGCTGGGCGTTTGACTCGAGGAGGACGAATGAGATCATCATTCAAATTgcatagtatgaatactttaactttatgtagtgatgtaaacaggatcaagttaatagtatatagcctaaatggtttataagtatatggatgaaattgggtatctcatcctggtaacactattggatgtagcccattttgtataggtaatacaaatgatgtgatctacagatcattcatgtagagacatgtgagtggaggcatcctatgcaatgagtttgcctatagactggaccatgaaatagtcacttttctttataataatcgtttattgttaaaactgattatttcatacttaagtaacttgataactcgatcttaatcctgcgCTAGCTATAAAattctgtttattcgagattatcctttgatctgcatgggtgagagtagtctaacagcattgctcaataagccttccattttaggatAAAACCGGAtggatagttggggacataactctgtaagatgaaattcactcctacccattttagggttagcagataggttgttctcttaaaggctaattccaGGTCTTTAATAATTGGAGCATCGCCTTCTCGTGATAGagaaggacatgattcataagtagtattatgaaacaaaattgttcattagagtgtcagtgggaacttaaggaacaa
This window contains:
- the LOC120071978 gene encoding acyl carrier protein 1, mitochondrial, whose translation is MALRAAVLRHLRVPVQFFALARRECQAPLCSGGSLRQFSSHDDHLTKDEVIERVLSVIKCHPKVDPSKVSPDVHFQKDLGLDSLDTVEIVMALEEEFKLEIPDKEADKIDSCDLAIEYVYNHPMAS